A single Dunckerocampus dactyliophorus isolate RoL2022-P2 chromosome 2, RoL_Ddac_1.1, whole genome shotgun sequence DNA region contains:
- the cbx1b gene encoding chromobox protein homolog 1b translates to MSMSLTTEPPNDGPSVTEESKMAAAEKKDKKADDVAEEEEEEEEYVVEKVLNRRVVKGRVEYLLKWKGFSDEDNTWEPEDNLDCPDLIAEFLQSQKSAHDGKRKAAAGEGDGEESKSKRKKDDTEKLRGFARGLDPERIIGATDSTGELMFLMKWKNSDEADLVPAKEANVKCPQVVICFYEERLTWHSYPSEDEKKDEKN, encoded by the exons ATGAGTATGAGCCTGACTACAGAGCCCCCTAACGATGGCCCCAGTGTTACTGAAG AGAGCAAGATGGCCGCAGCTGAGAAGAAGGATAAGAAGGCGGACGACGtagccgaggaggaggaggaagaggaggaataCGTGGTGGAGAAGGTCCTGAACCGGCGGGTGGTGAAAGGGAGAGTGGAGTACCTCCTCAAGTGGAAAGGCTTCTCTGA CGAGGACAACACGTGGGAGCCCGAGGACAACCTGGACTGTCCCGACCTGATAGCCGAATTCCTGCAGTCGCAGAAGTCGGCGCACGATGGAAAAAGGAAGGCGGCAGCCGGCGAAGGAGACGGCGAGGAGAGCAAATCCAAGCGGAAGAAAGACGAC ACTGAGAAGCTGAGAGGCTTCGCCCGAGGTTTGGACCCGGAGAGAATCATCGGCGCCACAGACTCCACAGGAGAGCTCATGTTCCTCATGAAGTG GAAAAACTCTGACGAAGCGGACCTGGTGCCGGCGAAGGAGGCCAACGTGAAGTGTCCGCAGGTGGTCATCTGTTTCTACGAGGAGCGGCTCACCTGGCATTCATACCCCAGCGAAGACGAgaaaaaagatgagaaaaactaa
- the snx11 gene encoding sorting nexin-11 isoform X2 — protein MEEFVAVRVQDPRVQNEGSWNSYVDYKIFLHTNSKAFTAKTSCVRRRYSEFVWLKRKLQKNAGLVPVPDLPGKSFFSFSNEDFLERRRHGLQVFLDKVVNMTVCLSDSQLHLFLQTQLPVGHILDCVQGHTPYTVTDAILTYASSNRGWAQAQEEDAVKEPSLTVSYESMESPAPHQPRPHDSASGLEFFSSPRLDPLADILEPRDATNRKCKKVLLPNDVLDGAVDDDDEDGGPTDATFYLGDSQDIRTTEGTPLTSGPMEAPVEVHSPAEDGVLLEAEPAASGGQMEQQSSEDVDSASSAPTDSEEERAEVVSACDRVRSDDPAKEERHEDEHRQDMGSEEEEDSSSLSSCNESIVKVSDEEHISDDATDLIQPPNGFVKMSSPEDADPWSPVSGGTMLALHVNGAADQDELSFVTRELSNSLDVNFTGGDLSENNDFSVLESSSAPELAGRRHSGQGTPSSLAADATYKTAEDI, from the exons ATGGAA GAGTTTGTCGCCGTGCGGGTTCAAGATCCTCGCGTGCAGAACGAAGGCTCGTGGAACTCGTACGTGGACTACAAAATATTCCTCCAT ACCAACAGCAAGGCGTTCACTGCCAAGACATCGTGTGTGCGGCGGCGCTACAGCGAGTTTGTGTGGCTGAAGAGGAAGCTGCAGAAGAACGCCGGCTTGGT GCCCGTCCCAGACCTCCCTGGGAAGTCTTTCTTCTCCTTCAGCAACGAGGACTTCCTGGAGAGACGGCGCCACGGCCTTCAGGTCTTCTTGGACAA GGTGGTGAACATGACTGTGTGTCTGTCGGACAGCCagctgcacctcttcctgcagacGCAGCTGCCGGTTGGTCACATCCTGGACTGCGTGCAGGGCCACACCCCCTACACGGTGACGGACGCCATCCTCACCTACGCCTCGTCCAATCGTGGCTGGGCTCAGGCTCAGGAGGAGGACGCCGTCAAGGAGCCCAGTCTGACCGTGTCGTACGAGTCCATGGAGAG tcCCGCTCCTCatcagccccgcccacatgaCAGCGCCTCAGGCCTGGAGTTCTTCTCTTCTCCCAGGCTCGACCCTCTGGCCGACATATTGGAGCCCCGTGATGCGACCAACAGGAAGTGTAAGAAGGTGCTCCTTCCCAACGATGTCCTAGATGGCGCcgtggatgatgatgatgaagacggCGGGCCAACAGATGCTACCTTCTACCTTGGGGACAGCCAGGACATCCGCACGACTGAAGGCACGCCGCTGACGAGCGGTCCGATGGAGGCTCCCGTGGAAGTGCACTCGCCTGCAGAGGATGGCGTCCTCTTAGAGGCGGAGCCTGCAGCCAGCGGGGGACAAATGGAGCAGCAGTCTTCTGAGGATGTGGACAGCGCGAGTTCAGCTCCTACGGACTCAGAGGAGGAACGAGCGGAGGTGGTTTCTGCTTGTGACAGAGTAAGATCAGACGACCCGGCGAAGGAGGAACGCCATGAAGACGAGCACAGACAGGACATGGgaagcgaggaggaggaggacagcagCTCGCTGTCGTCCTGCAACGAGAGCATCGTTAAGGTCAGCGATGAGGAACACATCAGCGATGACGCCACCGATCTGATCCAGCCGCCAAACGGGTTCGTGAAGATGTCCTCCCCCGAGGATGCTGACCCCTGGTCACCGGTGTCGGGCGGTACCATGTTGGCCCTTCACGTGAACGGAGCCGCTGACCAGGATGAGCTGAGCTTCGTCACCAGGGAGCTGAGCAACTCTCTAGACGTCAACTTCACTGGCGGAGACCTGAGCGAGAACAACGACTTCAGCGTGTTGGAGAGCAGCTCTGCTCCCGAATTAGCCGGCAGGAGACACTCGGGGCAGGGAACGCCATCCTCCCTGGCGGCTGACGCCACGTACAAGACTGCTGAGGACATTTAG
- the snx11 gene encoding sorting nexin-11 isoform X1, translating into MIMSHEDEFVAVRVQDPRVQNEGSWNSYVDYKIFLHTNSKAFTAKTSCVRRRYSEFVWLKRKLQKNAGLVPVPDLPGKSFFSFSNEDFLERRRHGLQVFLDKVVNMTVCLSDSQLHLFLQTQLPVGHILDCVQGHTPYTVTDAILTYASSNRGWAQAQEEDAVKEPSLTVSYESMESPAPHQPRPHDSASGLEFFSSPRLDPLADILEPRDATNRKCKKVLLPNDVLDGAVDDDDEDGGPTDATFYLGDSQDIRTTEGTPLTSGPMEAPVEVHSPAEDGVLLEAEPAASGGQMEQQSSEDVDSASSAPTDSEEERAEVVSACDRVRSDDPAKEERHEDEHRQDMGSEEEEDSSSLSSCNESIVKVSDEEHISDDATDLIQPPNGFVKMSSPEDADPWSPVSGGTMLALHVNGAADQDELSFVTRELSNSLDVNFTGGDLSENNDFSVLESSSAPELAGRRHSGQGTPSSLAADATYKTAEDI; encoded by the exons ATGATCATGAGCCATGAAGAC GAGTTTGTCGCCGTGCGGGTTCAAGATCCTCGCGTGCAGAACGAAGGCTCGTGGAACTCGTACGTGGACTACAAAATATTCCTCCAT ACCAACAGCAAGGCGTTCACTGCCAAGACATCGTGTGTGCGGCGGCGCTACAGCGAGTTTGTGTGGCTGAAGAGGAAGCTGCAGAAGAACGCCGGCTTGGT GCCCGTCCCAGACCTCCCTGGGAAGTCTTTCTTCTCCTTCAGCAACGAGGACTTCCTGGAGAGACGGCGCCACGGCCTTCAGGTCTTCTTGGACAA GGTGGTGAACATGACTGTGTGTCTGTCGGACAGCCagctgcacctcttcctgcagacGCAGCTGCCGGTTGGTCACATCCTGGACTGCGTGCAGGGCCACACCCCCTACACGGTGACGGACGCCATCCTCACCTACGCCTCGTCCAATCGTGGCTGGGCTCAGGCTCAGGAGGAGGACGCCGTCAAGGAGCCCAGTCTGACCGTGTCGTACGAGTCCATGGAGAG tcCCGCTCCTCatcagccccgcccacatgaCAGCGCCTCAGGCCTGGAGTTCTTCTCTTCTCCCAGGCTCGACCCTCTGGCCGACATATTGGAGCCCCGTGATGCGACCAACAGGAAGTGTAAGAAGGTGCTCCTTCCCAACGATGTCCTAGATGGCGCcgtggatgatgatgatgaagacggCGGGCCAACAGATGCTACCTTCTACCTTGGGGACAGCCAGGACATCCGCACGACTGAAGGCACGCCGCTGACGAGCGGTCCGATGGAGGCTCCCGTGGAAGTGCACTCGCCTGCAGAGGATGGCGTCCTCTTAGAGGCGGAGCCTGCAGCCAGCGGGGGACAAATGGAGCAGCAGTCTTCTGAGGATGTGGACAGCGCGAGTTCAGCTCCTACGGACTCAGAGGAGGAACGAGCGGAGGTGGTTTCTGCTTGTGACAGAGTAAGATCAGACGACCCGGCGAAGGAGGAACGCCATGAAGACGAGCACAGACAGGACATGGgaagcgaggaggaggaggacagcagCTCGCTGTCGTCCTGCAACGAGAGCATCGTTAAGGTCAGCGATGAGGAACACATCAGCGATGACGCCACCGATCTGATCCAGCCGCCAAACGGGTTCGTGAAGATGTCCTCCCCCGAGGATGCTGACCCCTGGTCACCGGTGTCGGGCGGTACCATGTTGGCCCTTCACGTGAACGGAGCCGCTGACCAGGATGAGCTGAGCTTCGTCACCAGGGAGCTGAGCAACTCTCTAGACGTCAACTTCACTGGCGGAGACCTGAGCGAGAACAACGACTTCAGCGTGTTGGAGAGCAGCTCTGCTCCCGAATTAGCCGGCAGGAGACACTCGGGGCAGGGAACGCCATCCTCCCTGGCGGCTGACGCCACGTACAAGACTGCTGAGGACATTTAG